A stretch of Oncorhynchus mykiss isolate Arlee chromosome 12, USDA_OmykA_1.1, whole genome shotgun sequence DNA encodes these proteins:
- the LOC110538300 gene encoding paralemmin-1: MCGFLITSRISLRVYTVLTSPEFPPSNQSQSCELPPPDLVLLLRKNVLPNMDEAEKYQQRVQAIEDKRRKQQDDEKARREMEEGWLTQAQRKRKSLRDQWLSENPQPVPGRSAENYTEELPTEEDIVEVIESTSYTVTNAQNHSQSDIEEGGIQDIIRAAGGQLPGPVMERVLHENGLEGRSVLGMVTVQVERDSKTGVTKIRSVVPVSGAPRALGETVFNDSRKSVHHVGGAEGQPSAEELGQLLSVINDVGMQVLLDEIPVVPQQKAEEKIEVGGGMEEEVDNVEDPAAPTTLGYTEEEVEVVEHEDDEMDEEVEIGVVEIVEGPTRLTDLGYAEEKVEDLGCEDDEMDKETGVGQVDLVEGTVTLTFLGYTEVKSEREGLGHEDDRELVEVERVIISDAGEEEIVLQSPVLGSETEPFLGYTEQKVEAVGHEDDEEDVSGLVVFVEGPVPPVILGYTREEVEDLGHEDDPPRPTPRYRAEETGKRASKHNTKCCSIM, translated from the exons ATGTGTGGCTTCCTGATAACCTCCAGAATCTCACTGAGAGTTTATACTGTTCTCACATCTCCAGAGTTCCCACCGTCAAATCAGTCACAGAGCTGTGAGCTTCCTCCTCCAGACCTGGTTTTGCTTTTGAGGAAGAATGTTCT ACCCAACATGGACGAGGCAGAAAAGTACCAGCAGAGAGTGCAGGCTATAGAG GACAAGCGACGTAAGCAGCAGGACGACGAGAAagcaaggagggagatggaggaggggtggCTGACGCAGGCCCAGCGCAAG CGGAAGTCCTTGAGGGACCAGTGGCTGAGCGAGAACCCCCAGCCTGTCCCTGGGCGCAGCGCTGAGAACTACACAGAGGA gttgcCAACTGAAGAGGATATAGTGGAGGTCATTGAATCCACAAGCTACACAGTCACCAATGCCCAGAACCACAGCCAG AGTGACATTGAAGAGGGTGGGATACAAG ACATCATCAGAGCTGCTGGGGGTCAGCTCCCTGGGCCAGTAATGGAGAGGGTTCTGCATGAGAATGGACTGGAAGGTCGATCAG TGCTGGGGATGGTTACAGTGCAGGTGGAGAGGGATTCAAAGACAGGGGTCACCAAGATCAGGTCTGTGGTGCCCGTGTCTGGAGCACCCAGGGCCTTGGGGGAGACGGTGTTCAATGACAGCAGGAAGAGCGTCCACCACGTCGGCGGGGCAGAAGGGCAGCCTTCTGCTGAGGAGCTGGGACAGCTCCTTAGTGTCATCAACGATGTCGGGATGCAAGTGCTGCTGGATGAGATCCCAGTTGTACCACAACAGAAGGCAGAGGAGAAGATAGAGGTTGGTGGtgggatggaagaggaggtggacaATGTGGAGGACCCTGCCGCACCTACAACCCTGGGCTACACTGAGGAAGAGGTTGAGGTTGTGGAGCATGAGGATGATGAGATGGACGAGGAGGTAGAAATAGGAGTGGTGGAAATTGTGGAGGGCCCTACCCGACTGACCGACCTGGGCTACGCTGAGGAAAAGGTTGAGGATCTGGGCTGTGAGGATGATGAGATGGACAAGGAGACAGGAGTAGGTCAGGTAGACCTTGTGGAGGGCACTGTCACACTGACCTTCCTGGGCTACACTGAGGTAAAGTCAGAGAGGGAGGGTCTGGGCCATGAGGATGATAGAGAGTTGGTGGAGGTGGAGCGGGTGATCATTTCTGACGCGGGTGAGGAGGAGATTGTTCTCCAGTCTCCTGTTCTTGGGTCTGAGACTGAACCCTTTCTGGGCTACACTGAGCAAAAGGTTGAGGCTGTGGGGcatgaggatgatgaggaggacgTGAGTGGATTGGTTGTCTTTGTGGAGGGCCCTGTCCCACCTGTCATCCTGGGCTACACTCGGGAAGAGGTTGAGGATCTGGGACATGAGGATGATCCCCCCAGACCAACCCCACGCTACAGAGCCGAGGAAACAGGAAAGAGGGCATCCAAACACAATACCAAGTGCTGCTCTATCATGTGA
- the LOC110538299 gene encoding uncharacterized protein LOC110538299, translating into MVRIEMECSDDDQSDSGVSTDFSPVSTHEIHTTTAPIMDNKAPPPQKETPIEREIRRSAEREQSLRQSRCMSNTQEGQEVVDIPLMKTPLLAKTLSSKAGPGQGADWQFSEKKMQKEISQEIHRELVLVNMGKIPGVYSKGTVRQMRERKLLFEAFQQGNAEGPTRHRRPLTTAGLGMRGHVYPSVLERTRSMELVSFKGCPLSRAHSHQLFDLKDKKEASSGQNPSAENQPAAKGAERKVVILESDDTIIAHYPNRDRGAQRLYRSLDCLNIGGTVSTEEEATDEVRVEQPGDEDDILRENPFFKLRPSLAMKPEVERDIREAREREEELRRQRCSLYGEAGVGGGRPDGTEDPSPDSPTTRIPSSTSSFTASVDGRQSKGKLDRTWPPPNPKSARVNPGQTQEPKVYKAGGQKTPLWQRWEAGMVNRPLPREQD; encoded by the exons ATGGTCAGGATTGAGATGGAATGCAGTGACGATGACCAGAGTGACAGCGGGGTGTCCACTGACTTCTCCCCTGTCAGCACACACGAGATCCACACGACCACAGCCCCCATCATGGACAACAAGGCTCCCCCACCCCAGAAGGAGACTCCCATCGAGAGGGAGATCCGGCGATCTGCTGAAAGGGAGCAGAGCCTGCGTCAGTCCAGGTGCATGTCAAACACCCAGGAAGGTCAGGAGGTGGTAGACATCCCCCTGATGAAGACTCCGCTGCTGGCTAAGACACTGTCCTCTAAGGCAGGGCCGGGGCAGGGTGCTGACTGGCAGTTCTCAGAGAAGAAGATGCAGAAGGAGATCAGCCAGGAGATCCATAGGGAGCTTGTCCTGGTGAACATGGGGAAGATCCCTGGAGTCTACAGCAAGGGAACAGTACGCCAGATGAGGGAGAGGAAGCTGCTGTTTGAAGCCTTCCAACAAGGCAATGCAGAAGGACCCACCAGGCACAGGAGACCCCTCACCACAGCAGGCCTGGGGATGAGAGGTCATGTCTACCCCTCTGTGCTGGAGAGGACGCGTAGCATGGAGCTTGTCTCTTTCAAAGGCTGCCCTCTCTCAAGAGCCCACTCCCATCAGCTGTTTGACTTAAAGGACAAAAAGGAGGCTAGCTCAGGCCAAAACCCAAGTGCAGAGAACCAACCCGCCGCTAAAGGAGCAGAGAGGAAGGTGGTTATTCTGGAAAGTGACGACACAATCATAGCCCACTATCCGAACCGAGACAGAGGAGCTCAACGCCTCTACAGAAGCCTAGACTGCCTAAATATAGGGGGCACTGTCTCTACAGAGGAGGAGGCTACGGATGAGGTGAGGGTAGAACAGCCAGGGGATGAGGACGACATCCTCAGGGAGAACCCCTTCTTTAAGCTGCGTCCCTCACTGGCCATGAAGCCGGAGGTGGAAAGGGACATCCGggaagccagggagagagaggaggagctgcGCAGGCAGAGGTGTAGTCTGTACGGAGAGGCAGGAGTCGGTGGGGGCAGGCCAGACGGCACAGAGGACCCCAGCCCAGACTCACCTACCACACGCATTCCCTCATCCACCTCCTCTTTCACAGCATCAG TTGATGGCCGACAATCCAAGGGGAAGTTGGATCGGACCTGGCCTCCTCCCAATCCTAAGAGTGCTAGGGTGAACCCTGGACAAACACAG GAGCCCAAGGTTTACAAGGCAGGCGGCCAGAAAACTCCTCTGTGGCAGCGTTGGGAGGCAGGTATGGTGAACAGGCCACTGCCACGGGAACAGGACTGA